A genomic segment from Bufo bufo chromosome 8, aBufBuf1.1, whole genome shotgun sequence encodes:
- the ODF2 gene encoding outer dense fiber protein 2 isoform X1 → MPPPMKTTHHRSMKNRSPSPPLHVHVDESTPVHVHIKKGPKISSKAQKGTKSKLKSEVGNLRRCTKVKTRVPWIPPGKASMRDAGFKWEGLTHRLEITPPDMEKMMSALRMSDLSTDEEEYLRGKINSYEKKIDSLMSEVGTLKNEVEQKKRDHSVERYEERLAASQRALTSKNEELNEVSLELVETENENSRLRRSIDRIKEETDFSLQQKQQLQQEKSHLLSKLVEAEMDGAEAARQVDQLRDTINQIRHEKRMTSTDFNLLTRQKEILLEKLNTFEETNRTLRTLLREQHCRESETHRLLEQKELLLRKLSDADTERAHLHLRLHEREKELEDLRIQLKTEKDLSRTSTEFTKSLEATRAHLQGQLRSREAENNRLSVQLRNMEHNEVRHKEELELLTVQLNELRHKLESDKEGLKKSARAQKHRAEKSEETMQLLNNQLLAKDAELSSALSSVDTFKSHCTKLTKERSQMESEVALLNDRLTQMLEEKQRAEEKARSERESLLDRLHQETAENTSLRLEQEKLKTQLTTVEEKLTLAHSEVHQLKSSLRQYEGLVDTYKDQMKKTRQEADQMCLKLERSDLENKNMKEEMNVELDQIHRKFQNRLEELEKLPEMLKMTEMKLQDCQEQLQGYEQKNSELSSIISDLRVRMEQQGDKMESTRDRYQSAMEENKLLALKLEELERRLDDSGAQNRELLQVVAKREETIHQNQLRLEEKTRECASLSRQLEAAIEDSRRQVEQTRERTSSKERVTQSKLLDLETQLSRTKTELNQFRRSKEDADRRFQSRLQDLKDRLEQSESTNRSMQNYVQFLKSSYANVFGEGALSSSPIRPRTPL, encoded by the exons ATGCCGCCACCGATG AAAACCACCCACCATAGGTCAATGAAGAACCGCTCGCCCTCCCCGCCGCTGCACGTCCATGTCGATGAGAGCACTCCAGTACACGTCCATATTAAGAAGGGTCCGAAAATCTCCTCCAAAGCACAG aaagggaccaaaagtaaattGAAGAGTGAGGTGGGAAATTTACGACGCTGCACTAAGGTCAAGACCAGAGTCCCCTGGATCCCCCCAGGAAAGGCGTCCATGCGCGATGCGGGCTTCAAGTGGGAG GGTTTGACCCATCGCTTGGAGATCACCCCCCCAGACatggagaagatgatgtcagCCCTGCGCATGAGCGACCTGTCCACCGACGAAGAGGAGTACCTGCGCGGCAAGATCAACTCCTACGAAAAAAAGATAGACAGCTTGATGTCTGAGGTTGGGACCTTGAAGAACGAG GTGGAGCAGAAGAAGAGGGACCACTCTGTGGAGAGATATGAAGAGCGACTGGCTGCCTCCCAGCGGGCACTGACTTCCAAGAACGAAGAGCTGAACGAGGTGTCTCTggagctggtggagacggagaatgAAAACTCCCGTCTGAGGCGGAGCATTGACCGAATCAAGGAAGAGACCGACTTTAGCTT gcagCAGAAACAGCAGCTGCAGCAAGAGAAGTCCCATCTGCTGTCAAAACTGGTGGAAGCGGAGATGGACGGGGCAGAAGCGGCGAGACAGGTTGACCAGTTGCGGGACACTATAAACCAGATAAGACAT gagaagagaatgacaagtacAGACTTCAACCTGCTCACCCGGCAGAAGGAAATCCTCCTGGAAAAACTGAATACGTTTGAAGAGACTAACAGAACCCTGCGGACCCTGCTGAGAGAGCAGCACTGCCGAGAG AGCGAGACTCATCGACTGCTGGAGCAGAAGGAGCTGTTACTGAGGAAGCTGTCTGACGCGGACACCGAGAGAGCG CATCTCCATCTGAGACTTCACGAGAGAGAAAAAGAACTGGAAGATCTCAGGATTCAGCTCAAAACAGAAAAG GATCTAAGCAGGACATCGACCGAATTTACGAAGTCTCTAGAAGCCACAAGAGCTCACTTACAGGGGCAGCTGAGGAGCCGGGAGGCTGAGAATAATCGGCTGTCTGTCCAGCTGAGG AACATGGAGCACAATGAAGTCCGACATAAAGAAGAACTTGAACTGCTGACTGTTCAACTAAACGAGCTCAGGCACAAACTTGAGTCGGACAAAGAAGGTCTGAAGAAATCCGCTCGTGCCCAGAAGCATCGGGCGGAGAAAAGTGAGGAAACGATGCAGCTGCTTAATAATCAGCTCCTGGCAAAG GACGCCGAGCTTTCTTCCGCTCTATCAAGCGTTGACACCTTTAAGAGCCATTGTACCAAGCTGACGAAAGAGAGGAGTCAGATGGAGTCTGAGGTCGCCCTGCTAAATGA CCGCTTGACCCAAATGTTAGAAGAAAAGCAGCGCGCGGAGGAGAAGGCGCGCTCTGAGCGGGAATCTTTGCTTGATCGACTACACCAGGAGACAGCAGAGAACACTAGTCTTCGGCTGGAGCAGGAGAAACTGAAG ACACAACTCACAACCGTGGAGGAGAAGCTGACTCTGGCTCACAGCGAGGTGCATCAGCTCAAGAGTTCTCTGCGGCAGTACGAGGGTCTTGTGGACACCTACAAAGATCAG ATGAAAAAAACCCGTCAAGAGGCCGATCAGATGTGCTTAAAGCTGGAAAGATCCGACCTAGAGAATAAGAACATGAAGGAGGAAATGAACGTGGAGCTCGATCAG ATTCATAGAAAATTTCAGAATCGTTTGGAAGAACTAGAGAAACTACCAGAGATGCTGAAGATGACTGAGATGAAGCTCCAGGACTGTCAGGAGCAGCTTCAAGGATACGAGCAGAAGAACTCAGAGCTTTCTTCTATCATCTCagatttgcgagttcgg ATGGAGCAGCAGGGAGACAAGATGGAGTCCACGCGAGATCGATATCAGTCTGCGATGGAAGAGAATAAACTCCTAGCTCTGAAACTGGAAGAGTTAGAAAG GAGATTAGACGACTCTGGAGCTCAGAACCGAGAACTTCTACAAGTGGTGGCCAAACGAGAAGAGACAATTCATCAGAACCAGCTGCGTCTGGAGGAGAAAACCCGGGAATGTGCATCCTTATCTCGCCAGCTTGAGGCGGCCATTGAGGACTCCCGTAGACAG GTGGAGCAGACCAGGGAGCGAACCTCATCCAAAGAGAGGGTAACGCAGTCCAAACTCCTGGATCTGGAGACACAACTGAGCAGAACCAAAACCGAATTAAACCAATTTCGCCGTAGCAAAGAAGAT GCTGACCGACGGTTCCAGAGCCGCCTTCAGGACCTAAAAGACCGACTGGAGCAGTCTGAAAGCACCAACCGCAGCATGCAGAACTACGTCCAATTCCTGAAGTCCTCCTACGCCAATGTTTTTGGGGAGGGGGCTTTATCCAGCTCCCCAATCCGTCCACGAACCCCCCTCTGA
- the ODF2 gene encoding outer dense fiber protein 2 isoform X4, which yields MPPPMKTTHHRSMKNRSPSPPLHVHVDESTPVHVHIKKGPKISSKAQKGTKSKLKSEVGNLRRCTKVKTRVPWIPPGKASMRDAGFKWEGLTHRLEITPPDMEKMMSALRMSDLSTDEEEYLRGKINSYEKKIDSLMSEVGTLKNEVEQKKRDHSVERYEERLAASQRALTSKNEELNEVSLELVETENENSRLRRSIDRIKEETDFSLQQKQQLQQEKSHLLSKLVEAEMDGAEAARQVDQLRDTINQIRHEKRMTSTDFNLLTRQKEILLEKLNTFEETNRTLRTLLREQHCRESETHRLLEQKELLLRKLSDADTERAHLHLRLHEREKELEDLRIQLKTEKDLSRTSTEFTKSLEATRAHLQGQLRSREAENNRLSVQLRNMEHNEVRHKEELELLTVQLNELRHKLESDKEGLKKSARAQKHRAEKSEETMQLLNNQLLAKDAELSSALSSVDTFKSHCTKLTKERSQMESEVALLNDRLTQMLEEKQRAEEKARSERESLLDRLHQETAENTSLRLEQEKLKTQLTTVEEKLTLAHSEVHQLKSSLRQYEGLVDTYKDQMKKTRQEADQMCLKLERSDLENKNMKEEMNVELDQMEQQGDKMESTRDRYQSAMEENKLLALKLEELERRLDDSGAQNRELLQVVAKREETIHQNQLRLEEKTRECASLSRQLEAAIEDSRRQVEQTRERTSSKERVTQSKLLDLETQLSRTKTELNQFRRSKEDADRRFQSRLQDLKDRLEQSESTNRSMQNYVQFLKSSYANVFGEGALSSSPIRPRTPL from the exons ATGCCGCCACCGATG AAAACCACCCACCATAGGTCAATGAAGAACCGCTCGCCCTCCCCGCCGCTGCACGTCCATGTCGATGAGAGCACTCCAGTACACGTCCATATTAAGAAGGGTCCGAAAATCTCCTCCAAAGCACAG aaagggaccaaaagtaaattGAAGAGTGAGGTGGGAAATTTACGACGCTGCACTAAGGTCAAGACCAGAGTCCCCTGGATCCCCCCAGGAAAGGCGTCCATGCGCGATGCGGGCTTCAAGTGGGAG GGTTTGACCCATCGCTTGGAGATCACCCCCCCAGACatggagaagatgatgtcagCCCTGCGCATGAGCGACCTGTCCACCGACGAAGAGGAGTACCTGCGCGGCAAGATCAACTCCTACGAAAAAAAGATAGACAGCTTGATGTCTGAGGTTGGGACCTTGAAGAACGAG GTGGAGCAGAAGAAGAGGGACCACTCTGTGGAGAGATATGAAGAGCGACTGGCTGCCTCCCAGCGGGCACTGACTTCCAAGAACGAAGAGCTGAACGAGGTGTCTCTggagctggtggagacggagaatgAAAACTCCCGTCTGAGGCGGAGCATTGACCGAATCAAGGAAGAGACCGACTTTAGCTT gcagCAGAAACAGCAGCTGCAGCAAGAGAAGTCCCATCTGCTGTCAAAACTGGTGGAAGCGGAGATGGACGGGGCAGAAGCGGCGAGACAGGTTGACCAGTTGCGGGACACTATAAACCAGATAAGACAT gagaagagaatgacaagtacAGACTTCAACCTGCTCACCCGGCAGAAGGAAATCCTCCTGGAAAAACTGAATACGTTTGAAGAGACTAACAGAACCCTGCGGACCCTGCTGAGAGAGCAGCACTGCCGAGAG AGCGAGACTCATCGACTGCTGGAGCAGAAGGAGCTGTTACTGAGGAAGCTGTCTGACGCGGACACCGAGAGAGCG CATCTCCATCTGAGACTTCACGAGAGAGAAAAAGAACTGGAAGATCTCAGGATTCAGCTCAAAACAGAAAAG GATCTAAGCAGGACATCGACCGAATTTACGAAGTCTCTAGAAGCCACAAGAGCTCACTTACAGGGGCAGCTGAGGAGCCGGGAGGCTGAGAATAATCGGCTGTCTGTCCAGCTGAGG AACATGGAGCACAATGAAGTCCGACATAAAGAAGAACTTGAACTGCTGACTGTTCAACTAAACGAGCTCAGGCACAAACTTGAGTCGGACAAAGAAGGTCTGAAGAAATCCGCTCGTGCCCAGAAGCATCGGGCGGAGAAAAGTGAGGAAACGATGCAGCTGCTTAATAATCAGCTCCTGGCAAAG GACGCCGAGCTTTCTTCCGCTCTATCAAGCGTTGACACCTTTAAGAGCCATTGTACCAAGCTGACGAAAGAGAGGAGTCAGATGGAGTCTGAGGTCGCCCTGCTAAATGA CCGCTTGACCCAAATGTTAGAAGAAAAGCAGCGCGCGGAGGAGAAGGCGCGCTCTGAGCGGGAATCTTTGCTTGATCGACTACACCAGGAGACAGCAGAGAACACTAGTCTTCGGCTGGAGCAGGAGAAACTGAAG ACACAACTCACAACCGTGGAGGAGAAGCTGACTCTGGCTCACAGCGAGGTGCATCAGCTCAAGAGTTCTCTGCGGCAGTACGAGGGTCTTGTGGACACCTACAAAGATCAG ATGAAAAAAACCCGTCAAGAGGCCGATCAGATGTGCTTAAAGCTGGAAAGATCCGACCTAGAGAATAAGAACATGAAGGAGGAAATGAACGTGGAGCTCGATCAG ATGGAGCAGCAGGGAGACAAGATGGAGTCCACGCGAGATCGATATCAGTCTGCGATGGAAGAGAATAAACTCCTAGCTCTGAAACTGGAAGAGTTAGAAAG GAGATTAGACGACTCTGGAGCTCAGAACCGAGAACTTCTACAAGTGGTGGCCAAACGAGAAGAGACAATTCATCAGAACCAGCTGCGTCTGGAGGAGAAAACCCGGGAATGTGCATCCTTATCTCGCCAGCTTGAGGCGGCCATTGAGGACTCCCGTAGACAG GTGGAGCAGACCAGGGAGCGAACCTCATCCAAAGAGAGGGTAACGCAGTCCAAACTCCTGGATCTGGAGACACAACTGAGCAGAACCAAAACCGAATTAAACCAATTTCGCCGTAGCAAAGAAGAT GCTGACCGACGGTTCCAGAGCCGCCTTCAGGACCTAAAAGACCGACTGGAGCAGTCTGAAAGCACCAACCGCAGCATGCAGAACTACGTCCAATTCCTGAAGTCCTCCTACGCCAATGTTTTTGGGGAGGGGGCTTTATCCAGCTCCCCAATCCGTCCACGAACCCCCCTCTGA
- the ODF2 gene encoding outer dense fiber protein 2 isoform X3, producing the protein MPPPMKTTHHRSMKNRSPSPPLHVHVDESTPVHVHIKKGPKISSKAQKGTKSKLKSEVGNLRRCTKVKTRVPWIPPGKASMRDAGFKWEGLTHRLEITPPDMEKMMSALRMSDLSTDEEEYLRGKINSYEKKIDSLMSEVGTLKNEVEQKKRDHSVERYEERLAASQRALTSKNEELNEVSLELVETENENSRLRRSIDRIKEETDFSLADSLDGDPHPNPEDACALQEKRMTSTDFNLLTRQKEILLEKLNTFEETNRTLRTLLREQHCRESETHRLLEQKELLLRKLSDADTERAHLHLRLHEREKELEDLRIQLKTEKDLSRTSTEFTKSLEATRAHLQGQLRSREAENNRLSVQLRNMEHNEVRHKEELELLTVQLNELRHKLESDKEGLKKSARAQKHRAEKSEETMQLLNNQLLAKDAELSSALSSVDTFKSHCTKLTKERSQMESEVALLNDRLTQMLEEKQRAEEKARSERESLLDRLHQETAENTSLRLEQEKLKTQLTTVEEKLTLAHSEVHQLKSSLRQYEGLVDTYKDQMKKTRQEADQMCLKLERSDLENKNMKEEMNVELDQIHRKFQNRLEELEKLPEMLKMTEMKLQDCQEQLQGYEQKNSELSSIISDLRVRMEQQGDKMESTRDRYQSAMEENKLLALKLEELERRLDDSGAQNRELLQVVAKREETIHQNQLRLEEKTRECASLSRQLEAAIEDSRRQVEQTRERTSSKERVTQSKLLDLETQLSRTKTELNQFRRSKEDADRRFQSRLQDLKDRLEQSESTNRSMQNYVQFLKSSYANVFGEGALSSSPIRPRTPL; encoded by the exons ATGCCGCCACCGATG AAAACCACCCACCATAGGTCAATGAAGAACCGCTCGCCCTCCCCGCCGCTGCACGTCCATGTCGATGAGAGCACTCCAGTACACGTCCATATTAAGAAGGGTCCGAAAATCTCCTCCAAAGCACAG aaagggaccaaaagtaaattGAAGAGTGAGGTGGGAAATTTACGACGCTGCACTAAGGTCAAGACCAGAGTCCCCTGGATCCCCCCAGGAAAGGCGTCCATGCGCGATGCGGGCTTCAAGTGGGAG GGTTTGACCCATCGCTTGGAGATCACCCCCCCAGACatggagaagatgatgtcagCCCTGCGCATGAGCGACCTGTCCACCGACGAAGAGGAGTACCTGCGCGGCAAGATCAACTCCTACGAAAAAAAGATAGACAGCTTGATGTCTGAGGTTGGGACCTTGAAGAACGAG GTGGAGCAGAAGAAGAGGGACCACTCTGTGGAGAGATATGAAGAGCGACTGGCTGCCTCCCAGCGGGCACTGACTTCCAAGAACGAAGAGCTGAACGAGGTGTCTCTggagctggtggagacggagaatgAAAACTCCCGTCTGAGGCGGAGCATTGACCGAATCAAGGAAGAGACCGACTTTAGCTT GGCTGACTCTCTAGATGGTGACCCCCACCCCAATCCTGAAGACGCCTGTGCTTTGCaggagaagagaatgacaagtacAGACTTCAACCTGCTCACCCGGCAGAAGGAAATCCTCCTGGAAAAACTGAATACGTTTGAAGAGACTAACAGAACCCTGCGGACCCTGCTGAGAGAGCAGCACTGCCGAGAG AGCGAGACTCATCGACTGCTGGAGCAGAAGGAGCTGTTACTGAGGAAGCTGTCTGACGCGGACACCGAGAGAGCG CATCTCCATCTGAGACTTCACGAGAGAGAAAAAGAACTGGAAGATCTCAGGATTCAGCTCAAAACAGAAAAG GATCTAAGCAGGACATCGACCGAATTTACGAAGTCTCTAGAAGCCACAAGAGCTCACTTACAGGGGCAGCTGAGGAGCCGGGAGGCTGAGAATAATCGGCTGTCTGTCCAGCTGAGG AACATGGAGCACAATGAAGTCCGACATAAAGAAGAACTTGAACTGCTGACTGTTCAACTAAACGAGCTCAGGCACAAACTTGAGTCGGACAAAGAAGGTCTGAAGAAATCCGCTCGTGCCCAGAAGCATCGGGCGGAGAAAAGTGAGGAAACGATGCAGCTGCTTAATAATCAGCTCCTGGCAAAG GACGCCGAGCTTTCTTCCGCTCTATCAAGCGTTGACACCTTTAAGAGCCATTGTACCAAGCTGACGAAAGAGAGGAGTCAGATGGAGTCTGAGGTCGCCCTGCTAAATGA CCGCTTGACCCAAATGTTAGAAGAAAAGCAGCGCGCGGAGGAGAAGGCGCGCTCTGAGCGGGAATCTTTGCTTGATCGACTACACCAGGAGACAGCAGAGAACACTAGTCTTCGGCTGGAGCAGGAGAAACTGAAG ACACAACTCACAACCGTGGAGGAGAAGCTGACTCTGGCTCACAGCGAGGTGCATCAGCTCAAGAGTTCTCTGCGGCAGTACGAGGGTCTTGTGGACACCTACAAAGATCAG ATGAAAAAAACCCGTCAAGAGGCCGATCAGATGTGCTTAAAGCTGGAAAGATCCGACCTAGAGAATAAGAACATGAAGGAGGAAATGAACGTGGAGCTCGATCAG ATTCATAGAAAATTTCAGAATCGTTTGGAAGAACTAGAGAAACTACCAGAGATGCTGAAGATGACTGAGATGAAGCTCCAGGACTGTCAGGAGCAGCTTCAAGGATACGAGCAGAAGAACTCAGAGCTTTCTTCTATCATCTCagatttgcgagttcgg ATGGAGCAGCAGGGAGACAAGATGGAGTCCACGCGAGATCGATATCAGTCTGCGATGGAAGAGAATAAACTCCTAGCTCTGAAACTGGAAGAGTTAGAAAG GAGATTAGACGACTCTGGAGCTCAGAACCGAGAACTTCTACAAGTGGTGGCCAAACGAGAAGAGACAATTCATCAGAACCAGCTGCGTCTGGAGGAGAAAACCCGGGAATGTGCATCCTTATCTCGCCAGCTTGAGGCGGCCATTGAGGACTCCCGTAGACAG GTGGAGCAGACCAGGGAGCGAACCTCATCCAAAGAGAGGGTAACGCAGTCCAAACTCCTGGATCTGGAGACACAACTGAGCAGAACCAAAACCGAATTAAACCAATTTCGCCGTAGCAAAGAAGAT GCTGACCGACGGTTCCAGAGCCGCCTTCAGGACCTAAAAGACCGACTGGAGCAGTCTGAAAGCACCAACCGCAGCATGCAGAACTACGTCCAATTCCTGAAGTCCTCCTACGCCAATGTTTTTGGGGAGGGGGCTTTATCCAGCTCCCCAATCCGTCCACGAACCCCCCTCTGA
- the ODF2 gene encoding outer dense fiber protein 2 isoform X2: MKNRSPSPPLHVHVDESTPVHVHIKKGPKISSKAQKGTKSKLKSEVGNLRRCTKVKTRVPWIPPGKASMRDAGFKWEGLTHRLEITPPDMEKMMSALRMSDLSTDEEEYLRGKINSYEKKIDSLMSEVGTLKNEVEQKKRDHSVERYEERLAASQRALTSKNEELNEVSLELVETENENSRLRRSIDRIKEETDFSLQQKQQLQQEKSHLLSKLVEAEMDGAEAARQVDQLRDTINQIRHEKRMTSTDFNLLTRQKEILLEKLNTFEETNRTLRTLLREQHCRESETHRLLEQKELLLRKLSDADTERAHLHLRLHEREKELEDLRIQLKTEKDLSRTSTEFTKSLEATRAHLQGQLRSREAENNRLSVQLRNMEHNEVRHKEELELLTVQLNELRHKLESDKEGLKKSARAQKHRAEKSEETMQLLNNQLLAKDAELSSALSSVDTFKSHCTKLTKERSQMESEVALLNDRLTQMLEEKQRAEEKARSERESLLDRLHQETAENTSLRLEQEKLKTQLTTVEEKLTLAHSEVHQLKSSLRQYEGLVDTYKDQMKKTRQEADQMCLKLERSDLENKNMKEEMNVELDQIHRKFQNRLEELEKLPEMLKMTEMKLQDCQEQLQGYEQKNSELSSIISDLRVRMEQQGDKMESTRDRYQSAMEENKLLALKLEELERRLDDSGAQNRELLQVVAKREETIHQNQLRLEEKTRECASLSRQLEAAIEDSRRQVEQTRERTSSKERVTQSKLLDLETQLSRTKTELNQFRRSKEDADRRFQSRLQDLKDRLEQSESTNRSMQNYVQFLKSSYANVFGEGALSSSPIRPRTPL, encoded by the exons ATGAAGAACCGCTCGCCCTCCCCGCCGCTGCACGTCCATGTCGATGAGAGCACTCCAGTACACGTCCATATTAAGAAGGGTCCGAAAATCTCCTCCAAAGCACAG aaagggaccaaaagtaaattGAAGAGTGAGGTGGGAAATTTACGACGCTGCACTAAGGTCAAGACCAGAGTCCCCTGGATCCCCCCAGGAAAGGCGTCCATGCGCGATGCGGGCTTCAAGTGGGAG GGTTTGACCCATCGCTTGGAGATCACCCCCCCAGACatggagaagatgatgtcagCCCTGCGCATGAGCGACCTGTCCACCGACGAAGAGGAGTACCTGCGCGGCAAGATCAACTCCTACGAAAAAAAGATAGACAGCTTGATGTCTGAGGTTGGGACCTTGAAGAACGAG GTGGAGCAGAAGAAGAGGGACCACTCTGTGGAGAGATATGAAGAGCGACTGGCTGCCTCCCAGCGGGCACTGACTTCCAAGAACGAAGAGCTGAACGAGGTGTCTCTggagctggtggagacggagaatgAAAACTCCCGTCTGAGGCGGAGCATTGACCGAATCAAGGAAGAGACCGACTTTAGCTT gcagCAGAAACAGCAGCTGCAGCAAGAGAAGTCCCATCTGCTGTCAAAACTGGTGGAAGCGGAGATGGACGGGGCAGAAGCGGCGAGACAGGTTGACCAGTTGCGGGACACTATAAACCAGATAAGACAT gagaagagaatgacaagtacAGACTTCAACCTGCTCACCCGGCAGAAGGAAATCCTCCTGGAAAAACTGAATACGTTTGAAGAGACTAACAGAACCCTGCGGACCCTGCTGAGAGAGCAGCACTGCCGAGAG AGCGAGACTCATCGACTGCTGGAGCAGAAGGAGCTGTTACTGAGGAAGCTGTCTGACGCGGACACCGAGAGAGCG CATCTCCATCTGAGACTTCACGAGAGAGAAAAAGAACTGGAAGATCTCAGGATTCAGCTCAAAACAGAAAAG GATCTAAGCAGGACATCGACCGAATTTACGAAGTCTCTAGAAGCCACAAGAGCTCACTTACAGGGGCAGCTGAGGAGCCGGGAGGCTGAGAATAATCGGCTGTCTGTCCAGCTGAGG AACATGGAGCACAATGAAGTCCGACATAAAGAAGAACTTGAACTGCTGACTGTTCAACTAAACGAGCTCAGGCACAAACTTGAGTCGGACAAAGAAGGTCTGAAGAAATCCGCTCGTGCCCAGAAGCATCGGGCGGAGAAAAGTGAGGAAACGATGCAGCTGCTTAATAATCAGCTCCTGGCAAAG GACGCCGAGCTTTCTTCCGCTCTATCAAGCGTTGACACCTTTAAGAGCCATTGTACCAAGCTGACGAAAGAGAGGAGTCAGATGGAGTCTGAGGTCGCCCTGCTAAATGA CCGCTTGACCCAAATGTTAGAAGAAAAGCAGCGCGCGGAGGAGAAGGCGCGCTCTGAGCGGGAATCTTTGCTTGATCGACTACACCAGGAGACAGCAGAGAACACTAGTCTTCGGCTGGAGCAGGAGAAACTGAAG ACACAACTCACAACCGTGGAGGAGAAGCTGACTCTGGCTCACAGCGAGGTGCATCAGCTCAAGAGTTCTCTGCGGCAGTACGAGGGTCTTGTGGACACCTACAAAGATCAG ATGAAAAAAACCCGTCAAGAGGCCGATCAGATGTGCTTAAAGCTGGAAAGATCCGACCTAGAGAATAAGAACATGAAGGAGGAAATGAACGTGGAGCTCGATCAG ATTCATAGAAAATTTCAGAATCGTTTGGAAGAACTAGAGAAACTACCAGAGATGCTGAAGATGACTGAGATGAAGCTCCAGGACTGTCAGGAGCAGCTTCAAGGATACGAGCAGAAGAACTCAGAGCTTTCTTCTATCATCTCagatttgcgagttcgg ATGGAGCAGCAGGGAGACAAGATGGAGTCCACGCGAGATCGATATCAGTCTGCGATGGAAGAGAATAAACTCCTAGCTCTGAAACTGGAAGAGTTAGAAAG GAGATTAGACGACTCTGGAGCTCAGAACCGAGAACTTCTACAAGTGGTGGCCAAACGAGAAGAGACAATTCATCAGAACCAGCTGCGTCTGGAGGAGAAAACCCGGGAATGTGCATCCTTATCTCGCCAGCTTGAGGCGGCCATTGAGGACTCCCGTAGACAG GTGGAGCAGACCAGGGAGCGAACCTCATCCAAAGAGAGGGTAACGCAGTCCAAACTCCTGGATCTGGAGACACAACTGAGCAGAACCAAAACCGAATTAAACCAATTTCGCCGTAGCAAAGAAGAT GCTGACCGACGGTTCCAGAGCCGCCTTCAGGACCTAAAAGACCGACTGGAGCAGTCTGAAAGCACCAACCGCAGCATGCAGAACTACGTCCAATTCCTGAAGTCCTCCTACGCCAATGTTTTTGGGGAGGGGGCTTTATCCAGCTCCCCAATCCGTCCACGAACCCCCCTCTGA